The following are encoded in a window of Paraburkholderia sp. HP33-1 genomic DNA:
- a CDS encoding efflux RND transporter periplasmic adaptor subunit codes for MRVERVPFRLISAATAAILLAACGPKQSAPPPQAPEVGIVTLQPTTVPVVTELPGRTSAFLVAQVRARVDGIVLHREFTEGSEVKAGQRLYKIDPAPYIASLNNAKATLAKAQANLASTTAQASRYKVLVAANAVSKQDYDNAVAAEGQAAADVAAGKAAVDTAQINLGYTDVTSPVTGQIGVSQVTPGAFVQQSAATLMATVQQLDPVYVDLTQSSLDGLKLRRDIQEGRLKTTGPGAAQVSLVLEDGRIYAEKGKLQFTDVTVDQSTGSVTVRAIFKNPNHVLLPGMFVRAKIDQGVNQNALIVPQVGVTHDQKGQPTALVVGSDNKVELRQLVTSGTFGSYWVVSDGLKMGDRVIVQGTDKARPGQQVKPVPAQLPGTPASEAAANGAQTGQPAAQPASAASGA; via the coding sequence ATGCGCGTCGAACGGGTTCCATTCCGCTTAATCAGTGCCGCGACGGCTGCCATCTTGCTGGCGGCATGCGGACCAAAACAATCTGCTCCGCCGCCACAGGCCCCCGAAGTCGGCATCGTCACCCTCCAGCCGACGACCGTGCCCGTCGTCACCGAACTCCCCGGCCGTACCAGTGCTTTCCTCGTCGCGCAGGTGCGCGCGCGGGTCGACGGCATCGTGCTGCACCGCGAGTTCACCGAGGGTAGCGAGGTCAAGGCCGGCCAGCGTCTGTACAAGATCGATCCGGCGCCGTACATCGCGTCGTTGAACAACGCCAAGGCAACGCTCGCGAAGGCGCAGGCGAACCTCGCGTCGACCACCGCGCAGGCCAGTCGCTACAAGGTGCTGGTCGCCGCGAACGCGGTCAGCAAGCAGGACTACGACAACGCGGTCGCCGCCGAAGGCCAGGCCGCCGCCGACGTCGCCGCAGGCAAGGCCGCGGTCGATACCGCGCAGATCAACCTCGGCTATACCGACGTGACCTCGCCCGTGACCGGCCAGATCGGCGTGTCGCAGGTCACGCCGGGCGCCTTCGTGCAGCAGAGCGCGGCCACGCTGATGGCCACGGTCCAGCAGCTCGACCCGGTCTACGTCGACCTCACGCAATCGAGCCTCGATGGTCTGAAGTTGCGTCGCGACATCCAGGAAGGGCGTCTGAAGACGACCGGCCCCGGCGCCGCGCAGGTGTCGCTGGTGCTCGAAGACGGCCGTATCTACGCCGAGAAGGGCAAGCTGCAATTCACCGACGTGACCGTCGACCAGAGCACCGGCTCGGTCACGGTGCGCGCGATCTTCAAGAACCCGAACCATGTGCTGCTGCCGGGCATGTTCGTGCGCGCGAAGATCGACCAGGGCGTCAACCAGAACGCGCTGATCGTGCCGCAAGTCGGCGTCACGCACGACCAGAAGGGTCAGCCTACTGCGCTCGTCGTCGGCAGCGACAACAAGGTCGAACTGCGTCAGCTCGTCACTTCGGGCACCTTCGGCTCGTACTGGGTGGTCTCCGACGGCCTGAAAATGGGTGACCGCGTGATCGTCCAGGGCACCGACAAGGCGCGCCCCGGCCAGCAGGTCAAGCCCGTGCCGGCGCAGCTGCCCGGCACTCCGGCTTCCGAAGCCGCCGCGAACGGCGCGCAGACGGGGCAACCCGCGGCTCAACCTGCCTCCGCCGCGTCGGGCGCGTAA
- a CDS encoding CoxG family protein: MELNDALRIPLAPSEVWDALQDLALLRASLDNCESFVRLAHGEYALAMTVPLGPLRAHYEARAHVAGQDSGPADAQRRTISFKARAEGIGALRGQIEVRVRADEGRERGTRIDYTMWATSSGPLAELPTRQLENALRQLADDFFAEFDAVVRAKHGKGPNRARGSAPRRQYVFLRPITLGGIARRARIEHSHALPGRAASASHSWSQHEPGHHVVPYWAWAGMIFLVALLLYLARWFSEH; this comes from the coding sequence ATGGAACTGAACGACGCGTTACGGATTCCGCTGGCGCCGTCCGAAGTCTGGGACGCGTTGCAGGATCTCGCGCTGTTGCGTGCCAGCCTCGACAACTGCGAGTCGTTCGTGCGTCTCGCCCACGGCGAATACGCGCTGGCAATGACTGTACCGCTCGGCCCGTTGCGCGCGCATTACGAGGCGCGCGCGCACGTCGCCGGCCAGGATTCAGGCCCGGCGGACGCGCAGCGCCGCACGATCAGCTTCAAGGCGCGCGCCGAGGGCATCGGCGCGCTGCGCGGTCAGATCGAAGTGCGTGTGCGCGCGGACGAGGGCCGGGAGCGCGGCACGCGCATCGATTACACGATGTGGGCGACGTCGTCGGGACCGCTCGCCGAGCTGCCGACGCGCCAGCTCGAAAACGCGCTGCGTCAGCTGGCCGACGATTTTTTTGCCGAGTTCGACGCCGTCGTGCGCGCCAAGCACGGCAAGGGGCCAAACCGCGCGCGCGGCTCGGCGCCGCGTCGCCAGTACGTGTTTTTGCGGCCGATCACGCTCGGCGGCATCGCGCGGCGCGCGCGCATCGAGCACAGCCACGCGTTGCCGGGACGCGCGGCGAGCGCGTCGCATAGCTGGTCGCAGCACGAACCCGGTCATCATGTCGTGCCGTACTGGGCGTGGGCCGGGATGATTTTTCTGGTCGCGCTGCTGTTGTATCTCGCGCGCTGGTTTAGCGAGCATTGA
- a CDS encoding isochorismatase family protein, giving the protein MTTPAPRRALIVIDVQNEYVSGDLPIEFPDVRTSLANIGRAIDAARAADVPVVVVQNVAPATSPLFARGSAGAELHTVVSSRAHDHFVEKSLPSAFTGTDLADWLAARQIDTLTVTGYMTHNCDASTINHAVHAGLAVEFLHDATGSVPYENSAGFASAEEIHRVFSVVLQSRFAAVASTEQWIAALKSGAPLERGNIYTSNQAARARQTVA; this is encoded by the coding sequence ATGACCACACCCGCACCGCGCCGCGCGCTGATCGTCATCGACGTACAGAACGAATACGTGAGCGGCGACCTGCCGATCGAGTTTCCGGACGTGCGGACGTCGCTCGCCAACATCGGTCGCGCAATCGATGCGGCGCGTGCCGCCGATGTGCCGGTCGTGGTCGTTCAGAACGTCGCGCCGGCTACCTCTCCGCTGTTTGCGCGCGGCAGCGCGGGCGCCGAACTGCATACGGTCGTGAGCTCGCGCGCTCATGACCATTTCGTCGAGAAGTCACTGCCGAGCGCATTCACCGGCACCGATCTGGCCGACTGGCTCGCGGCCCGGCAGATCGATACGCTGACCGTCACCGGCTATATGACCCACAACTGCGATGCCTCGACGATCAACCACGCGGTGCATGCGGGGCTCGCGGTCGAGTTCCTGCACGACGCGACCGGCTCGGTGCCGTACGAGAACAGCGCGGGCTTCGCGAGCGCGGAGGAGATTCATCGCGTGTTTAGCGTGGTGCTGCAGTCGCGCTTCGCCGCGGTCGCGAGCACCGAGCAGTGGATCGCGGCGCTCAAGAGCGGCGCGCCGCTCGAGCGCGGCAATATCTATACGTCGAATCAGGCGGCTCGAGCGCGGCAGACGGTTGCCTGA
- a CDS encoding TetR family transcriptional regulator, with translation MVRRTKEEALETRNRILDAAEQVFFEKGVSRTSLADIAHAAGVTRGAIYWHFAHKSDVFTAMFDRVLLPLDELKAASNDPNVADPLGLIMETCMVCLRDTANDPRRRRVFDILFLKCELVEEMGPVMERYQTNMREGLANIEGGLRNAISKGQLPADLDTKLATAMVHAFVGGSLRDMLFLPDATDFATHAQQMVEAMFDALRLSPALRRKAAA, from the coding sequence ATGGTCAGAAGAACCAAAGAAGAGGCGTTGGAGACACGCAACCGGATTCTCGACGCGGCCGAACAGGTCTTTTTCGAGAAAGGAGTATCGCGCACGTCGCTGGCCGATATCGCACATGCCGCGGGCGTCACGCGCGGCGCCATCTATTGGCACTTCGCGCACAAGAGCGATGTCTTCACCGCAATGTTCGACCGCGTGCTGCTGCCGCTTGACGAACTGAAGGCGGCGTCGAATGACCCCAACGTGGCCGATCCGCTTGGCCTCATCATGGAAACCTGCATGGTTTGCCTGCGCGACACTGCCAATGACCCGCGCCGCCGCCGCGTGTTCGACATCCTGTTCCTGAAGTGCGAGCTGGTCGAGGAGATGGGACCGGTGATGGAACGGTATCAGACCAATATGCGCGAGGGTCTCGCGAATATTGAAGGCGGTCTGCGTAACGCGATCTCCAAAGGCCAATTGCCCGCCGATCTCGACACCAAGCTCGCCACGGCGATGGTGCATGCTTTTGTCGGTGGCTCGCTGCGCGACATGCTGTTTTTGCCCGATGCGACCGACTTCGCCACACATGCGCAGCAGATGGTGGAAGCGATGTTCGACGCGTTGCGCCTGAGTCCGGCGTTGCGCAGGAAGGCGGCGGCGTAG
- a CDS encoding helix-turn-helix domain-containing protein produces the protein MSTSAFSDDVPDDVPRHVVAVVAFDRISPFHLSVPCVVFGEDRRGGGVPAFDFRVCAAETGALATTAGFSIALTHGLEAIADAHTIIVPSWRDPDEPPPAALLDALRAAHARGALLVGLCLGAFVLAAAGILDGRPASTHWAWADDFARRYPRVRLDPDVLYVDDGNVLTSAGTAAGLDCCLHVLRKICGARAANHVARRLVVSPHRQGGQAQYVQQPMPPNPRGDRLSGLLDWMNGNLATLHTLDTLAARALMSRRTFTRRFRLATGTTVGAWLLAQRLARAQQLLESTDESVEAIAANAGFGSAASLRQHFGDAFRTSPTAWRREFRGD, from the coding sequence ATGTCCACCTCCGCATTTTCCGACGATGTTCCCGACGACGTGCCGCGCCACGTCGTCGCCGTCGTCGCGTTCGATCGCATCAGCCCGTTCCATCTGTCAGTGCCGTGCGTCGTGTTCGGCGAGGACCGCCGCGGCGGCGGCGTACCGGCCTTCGACTTCCGCGTCTGCGCTGCGGAGACGGGTGCGCTCGCGACGACCGCGGGCTTCTCGATCGCGCTCACGCATGGACTCGAAGCCATCGCCGACGCGCACACGATCATCGTGCCGAGCTGGCGCGATCCCGACGAACCGCCACCCGCCGCGCTTCTCGACGCGCTGCGGGCCGCGCATGCACGCGGCGCGCTGCTGGTGGGCCTTTGTCTCGGCGCGTTCGTGCTGGCCGCGGCGGGCATCCTCGATGGACGGCCCGCTTCGACGCACTGGGCCTGGGCCGACGACTTCGCGCGCCGCTACCCGCGCGTGCGGCTTGACCCCGACGTGCTGTACGTCGACGACGGCAACGTGCTGACCTCGGCCGGCACCGCCGCCGGCCTCGACTGCTGCCTGCACGTGCTGCGCAAGATCTGCGGCGCGCGGGCGGCGAACCATGTCGCACGCCGGCTCGTCGTATCGCCGCACCGCCAGGGCGGCCAGGCGCAATACGTGCAGCAGCCGATGCCGCCGAACCCGCGCGGCGACCGCCTGTCGGGCCTGCTCGACTGGATGAACGGCAATCTGGCCACACTGCATACGCTCGACACACTCGCTGCACGCGCGTTGATGAGCCGCCGTACCTTCACGCGACGTTTCCGGTTAGCGACCGGCACCACCGTCGGCGCGTGGCTGCTCGCCCAGCGGCTCGCGCGTGCGCAACAACTGCTGGAAAGCACCGACGAGTCGGTCGAAGCGATCGCGGCGAACGCCGGATTCGGCTCAGCGGCATCGCTACGGCAGCATTTCGGGGACGCATTTCGCACGTCGCCGACCGCCTGGCGGCGGGAGTTTCGCGGGGATTAG